The Sphaerospermopsis torques-reginae ITEP-024 genome has a window encoding:
- a CDS encoding alpha/beta fold hydrolase — MQTNIAPSTNAISGKYWQWRGHNVYYVQAGEKQPQRPSLLLVHGFGASTDHWRKNLTGLCADFQVFAIDLLGFGRSAKPKLQYSGDLWREQLGDFISEVIGEKTVVAGNSLGGYACLCVGAKYPDLVAGVVLLNSAGPFSQAEGEQVQMQPAQNPVQKLIGNTVKWTFKQKLFQALLFQYVRQRWVIRRTLEKVYLDKTAITDQLVAEIQRPAFDPGALDVFVSVFSTPQGEKVDVLLKQLTCALLLLWGEADPWMKARERSQKFHEYYPQLTEYFINAGHCPHDEAPDQINPLFRDWVLSITN; from the coding sequence ATGCAGACAAATATAGCACCCTCTACAAATGCAATTTCTGGAAAATACTGGCAATGGCGAGGACACAATGTATACTATGTACAAGCGGGAGAAAAACAACCCCAGCGCCCCTCTTTGCTTTTAGTACATGGATTTGGTGCTTCTACAGACCACTGGCGTAAAAATCTTACCGGACTTTGTGCAGATTTTCAAGTATTTGCTATTGATCTTTTAGGGTTTGGACGTTCAGCAAAACCAAAATTACAGTATAGTGGAGACCTATGGCGTGAACAACTAGGAGATTTTATTAGTGAAGTCATTGGTGAAAAAACAGTTGTAGCGGGTAACTCTCTTGGTGGTTATGCTTGTTTATGTGTAGGTGCAAAATATCCTGATCTGGTGGCGGGGGTAGTATTACTTAATAGTGCGGGTCCATTTTCGCAAGCGGAAGGGGAACAAGTACAAATGCAACCTGCACAAAATCCTGTACAGAAATTAATTGGTAACACTGTCAAATGGACTTTTAAACAAAAGTTATTTCAAGCTTTATTATTTCAATATGTGCGTCAACGTTGGGTAATTCGTCGTACTTTGGAAAAGGTTTATTTAGATAAAACTGCAATTACTGATCAATTAGTTGCAGAAATTCAACGTCCAGCTTTTGATCCAGGTGCTTTAGATGTTTTCGTCTCTGTTTTTAGCACTCCCCAAGGGGAAAAGGTTGATGTTTTACTCAAGCAATTAACTTGTGCTTTATTATTGTTATGGGGTGAAGCTGATCCTTGGATGAAAGCGCGGGAACGTTCCCAGAAATTCCATGAATATTATCCGCAATTAACAGAATATTTTATCAATGCTGGTCATTGTCCCCATGATGAAGCACCTGATCAAATAAACCCTCTTTTCCGAGATTGGGTTTTATCTATTACTAATTGA
- a CDS encoding aldo/keto reductase: MEKRTLGTSTVKITPILMGTWQAGKRMWVGIEDADSIKTIRAAYEAGITTIDTAEVYGDGHSEQIVAQALSDVRDRVEYATKVFSNHLKYPQVIEACERSLKNLQTDYIDLYQIHWPSGSFNSEIVPIEETMSALNHLKEQGKIRAIGVSNFSREQLAQAAQYGRIDSLQPAYSLFWRNVETDAMPYCVENNISILAYSPLAQGLLTGKFTPGHKFDPEDNRAKNKLFQGENFERAQQALDQLRPIAEKHNCSLAQLALAWLIAQPQSNAIAGARYPQQAQDNAKSAEVKLSAEEIAQIDNIGRIVTSHFDNTGIMWEW; this comes from the coding sequence ATGGAAAAACGCACACTGGGTACATCCACCGTTAAAATTACACCCATTTTAATGGGAACTTGGCAAGCAGGAAAGAGAATGTGGGTGGGAATAGAAGATGCAGATTCAATTAAAACCATTCGCGCTGCTTATGAAGCGGGAATAACAACTATAGATACTGCTGAAGTTTATGGTGATGGACATTCTGAACAGATTGTAGCCCAGGCTTTGTCCGATGTACGCGATCGCGTGGAATATGCTACTAAAGTTTTTTCCAATCATCTCAAATATCCACAAGTGATAGAAGCTTGTGAACGTTCTCTAAAAAATCTCCAAACTGATTATATCGACCTTTATCAAATTCATTGGCCATCTGGTTCTTTTAACAGTGAAATCGTTCCCATAGAGGAAACCATGAGTGCCTTAAATCACTTAAAAGAACAAGGTAAAATTCGCGCCATCGGTGTTTCTAATTTTTCCCGTGAACAACTAGCACAAGCCGCCCAATATGGCAGAATTGATAGTTTACAACCAGCTTACTCTCTATTTTGGCGGAATGTAGAAACCGATGCCATGCCTTATTGTGTGGAAAATAATATTTCAATTTTGGCTTATTCACCCTTAGCACAAGGATTGTTAACTGGTAAATTTACCCCAGGACATAAATTTGATCCAGAAGATAACCGAGCGAAAAATAAGTTATTTCAAGGAGAGAATTTTGAACGCGCTCAACAAGCATTAGACCAACTTAGACCAATAGCAGAAAAACATAATTGTAGTTTAGCGCAGTTAGCATTAGCCTGGTTAATAGCCCAACCCCAAAGTAATGCGATCGCAGGTGCAAGATATCCTCAACAAGCACAAGACAACGCCAAATCAGCAGAAGTCAAGCTTTCTGCTGAAGAAATAGCCCAAATAGACAATATTGGCCGCATTGTCACCAGCCATTTCGACAATACCGGAATTATGTGGGAATGGTAA
- a CDS encoding DUF1802 family protein: MELTTTFHALKEWSVAVNALESGQTIMLLRKGGIHERGGRFTVAHEQVLLYPTYEHQQSFMLKAEYADLVYPVTSGWHPETTRIGSWAEITDILPVADESIVSKLLPFHIWNEYFISDRLKWKARQPLYILLLRTYKLPQVQYIPYLPEYGGCKSWIDLNQQVQLEGSKAVLSDDVYGKLVETIRGIIV, translated from the coding sequence ATGGAACTGACTACCACTTTTCACGCTCTCAAAGAATGGTCTGTAGCCGTAAATGCTTTAGAAAGCGGACAAACAATTATGTTACTACGTAAAGGTGGTATTCATGAAAGAGGGGGACGCTTTACCGTTGCTCATGAACAGGTTTTACTTTATCCTACTTACGAGCATCAACAATCTTTTATGCTCAAAGCTGAATATGCTGATTTGGTGTATCCCGTTACATCAGGATGGCATCCAGAAACAACTCGCATTGGTAGTTGGGCGGAAATTACGGATATTTTACCTGTAGCGGATGAGTCTATTGTGAGTAAATTATTGCCTTTTCATATTTGGAACGAGTATTTTATTAGCGATCGCCTGAAATGGAAAGCACGTCAACCTTTATATATTCTGTTATTACGAACTTATAAACTACCCCAGGTGCAGTATATTCCTTATTTGCCTGAATATGGTGGTTGTAAATCTTGGATTGATTTAAATCAACAAGTGCAGTTAGAAGGTTCAAAAGCGGTTTTATCGGATGATGTTTATGGTAAGCTAGTTGAGACTATTCGTGGAATTATTGTCTGA
- a CDS encoding Uma2 family endonuclease, with the protein MATQLSEPTTAPKTVKQLVISWEALPDDFQLEDEPVENTGQPLLAGALRESLEIAGFIKPEMLIVSNFGLCATVNGEIVVKAPDWLYIPSVKEVLPERRSYTSYLEGEFPLIVMEFLSHNDGGEYSVKRSFPPGKWFFYEQVLQVPIYVIFEPNGGLLEFYELKNDRYQLQLPDENGRHWIENMGLFLGTWQGEKEGRNGYWLRWWDKDGNLLPWGLEQIAKEKEVAEQERQRAERERERAEQEKQEKERLIAFLVSQGIDPNNLPT; encoded by the coding sequence ATGGCAACCCAACTTAGTGAACCAACAACTGCACCGAAAACAGTCAAACAACTGGTAATCTCTTGGGAAGCTTTACCCGATGATTTTCAGTTAGAGGATGAACCGGTGGAAAATACAGGACAACCCCTTTTAGCAGGTGCATTACGGGAAAGTTTAGAAATAGCAGGTTTTATCAAACCAGAAATGCTAATAGTTTCTAATTTTGGACTTTGTGCGACAGTTAATGGTGAAATTGTTGTTAAAGCACCAGATTGGTTATATATACCATCTGTGAAAGAAGTTTTGCCAGAACGCAGAAGTTATACATCATATTTAGAAGGTGAATTTCCCTTAATAGTCATGGAATTTTTATCTCATAATGATGGGGGAGAATATTCTGTGAAAAGGAGTTTTCCTCCAGGAAAATGGTTTTTTTATGAACAGGTTTTACAAGTTCCTATTTACGTGATTTTTGAACCTAATGGGGGTTTATTAGAATTTTATGAATTAAAAAATGACCGCTATCAATTGCAATTACCAGATGAAAATGGTCGTCATTGGATTGAAAACATGGGGTTATTTTTAGGAACTTGGCAAGGTGAAAAAGAAGGTAGAAACGGTTATTGGTTAAGGTGGTGGGATAAAGATGGTAATTTGTTACCTTGGGGTTTAGAACAAATTGCTAAAGAAAAAGAAGTTGCAGAACAAGAAAGACAACGTGCGGAACGAGAACGGGAACGTGCAGAACAAGAAAAACAAGAAAAGGAGAGATTAATAGCTTTTTTAGTTTCCCAAGGTATTGATCCGAATAATTTACCTACTTAA
- a CDS encoding malic enzyme-like NAD(P)-binding protein has translation MTNLTPNSSFSVTLRLQIPNRVGMLASVTQAIATSGGNLGQIDLIEQTRQESIRDITVDAASTEQAETIVQAVKELIDIKVIDVYDRTFNLHRGGKISIASRIPLKSVSDLAMAYTPGVGRICKAIAQNPEEVYHLTIKQNTVAIVTDGSAVLGLGNLGPAAALPVMEGKAMLFKEFAGIDAFPICLDTQDTEEIVKAVKNIAPVFGGVNLEDIAAPRCFEIEKRLQAELDIPIFHDDQNGTAIVTLAALLNALKLVNKSIADIRIVINGAGAAGIAVARLLRKAGAEQIWMCDSKGIISINRTDLNEEKREFAVKAQGTLAGATQGADVFIGLSGPGVLTPEMVQGMTKDAIVFAMANPIPEIQPELVPKNVTVMATGRSDYPNQINNVLAFPGVFRGALDCRAKTITTNMCLEAANAIASLVKPSDLNREHIIPSVFDERVSTAVAAAVKQAARKEGIAQS, from the coding sequence ATGACAAATCTCACTCCTAATTCTAGTTTCAGTGTGACACTACGCTTACAAATTCCCAACCGGGTGGGAATGTTAGCATCTGTAACACAGGCGATCGCAACCAGTGGTGGTAATCTCGGACAAATAGATTTAATTGAACAAACCCGCCAAGAGTCTATCCGTGATATTACTGTAGATGCAGCAAGTACAGAACAAGCGGAAACTATTGTTCAAGCGGTAAAAGAGCTAATTGATATTAAAGTCATAGATGTTTATGATCGGACTTTTAATTTACATCGTGGCGGGAAAATCAGTATTGCGAGTAGGATTCCTTTAAAAAGTGTTTCTGATTTAGCAATGGCCTACACTCCAGGAGTAGGAAGAATTTGTAAAGCGATCGCCCAAAACCCAGAAGAAGTTTATCACCTCACCATTAAACAAAACACCGTCGCCATTGTCACCGATGGTAGCGCGGTTTTAGGTTTAGGAAACTTAGGACCAGCAGCAGCTTTACCCGTGATGGAAGGTAAAGCCATGTTATTTAAAGAATTTGCAGGTATAGATGCTTTCCCCATCTGTTTGGATACTCAAGATACAGAAGAAATTGTCAAAGCAGTCAAAAATATCGCCCCTGTATTCGGTGGTGTGAACCTCGAAGATATAGCAGCACCTCGTTGTTTTGAAATTGAAAAAAGACTGCAAGCAGAATTAGATATACCCATTTTTCATGATGATCAAAATGGTACTGCAATTGTCACTTTAGCTGCTTTACTGAATGCGTTAAAATTAGTCAATAAATCAATTGCAGATATCCGCATTGTCATTAATGGTGCTGGTGCTGCGGGGATCGCAGTTGCCCGCTTACTGAGAAAAGCCGGTGCAGAACAAATTTGGATGTGTGATTCTAAAGGCATTATCTCTATTAATCGCACAGATTTGAACGAAGAAAAAAGGGAATTTGCTGTTAAAGCACAAGGAACTTTAGCAGGTGCTACCCAAGGAGCAGATGTATTTATTGGGTTGAGTGGACCTGGAGTTTTAACACCAGAAATGGTACAAGGTATGACAAAGGATGCAATTGTGTTTGCAATGGCCAATCCCATTCCCGAAATTCAACCAGAATTAGTACCTAAAAATGTTACAGTCATGGCCACTGGCCGTAGTGACTACCCCAATCAAATTAATAACGTTCTCGCTTTTCCTGGGGTATTTCGTGGGGCGTTAGATTGTCGAGCGAAAACAATTACAACTAATATGTGTTTAGAAGCTGCTAATGCGATCGCCTCTTTAGTCAAACCTTCTGATTTAAATCGGGAACATATCATTCCTTCGGTGTTTGATGAGCGTGTTTCTACCGCTGTTGCAGCTGCTGTCAAACAAGCTGCACGGAAAGAAGGTATTGCTCAGAGTTAA
- a CDS encoding IS4 family transposase, with protein MLPSFYQEILEKYLSNRQFITLKMLVWVLQTQKEVRIERLAANLPLPIQENSRRRHIQRFLNSNKLSVVLLWFPIITAILARFFKPLSQLVIAIDRTQWKNNNILMASVIYQKRALPIYWCLLDKEGCSNLQEQQKVLRPVIRLLKNYQLVIIGDREFHGAELRKWLQGQGLKYIFRQKKDTTFQEKRQKFQPLSTIPIYPGGRRFYENVNLTQEKGFGRCNLAVYWKRKYRGKQELEPWYLSTNLTDISTTIKIYSQRFGIEAMFKDCKTGGYNLEGSQASPDRLVRIILLIALAMTSAWLQGKKTQSQRQQSYVCRMSEHQRTRRRHSDFWIGLYGSSWIVSMNECQELVLEMMALVRNKMPFYQQGMRAVILIQQPL; from the coding sequence ATGCTACCATCATTTTATCAAGAAATCCTCGAAAAATACCTGAGCAACAGACAGTTCATCACCCTAAAAATGCTGGTGTGGGTACTTCAAACACAGAAAGAAGTCAGAATAGAAAGATTGGCTGCTAATCTACCCTTACCAATACAAGAAAATAGCCGTCGTCGTCATATACAAAGATTTTTGAACTCTAATAAGTTGAGTGTAGTGTTGTTATGGTTTCCAATTATTACAGCCATTTTAGCACGATTCTTTAAACCGCTCTCCCAATTGGTAATTGCTATAGACAGAACGCAATGGAAAAACAATAACATTTTGATGGCAAGTGTAATTTATCAAAAAAGAGCATTACCAATATATTGGTGTCTGCTAGATAAAGAAGGTTGCAGTAACCTCCAGGAACAACAAAAAGTATTACGTCCGGTAATTAGGTTATTGAAAAATTATCAATTAGTCATTATTGGCGATAGGGAATTTCATGGTGCTGAATTAAGAAAATGGTTACAAGGTCAGGGTTTGAAGTATATCTTCAGACAGAAAAAAGATACCACATTTCAAGAAAAAAGACAAAAATTCCAACCATTGAGTACAATTCCAATTTATCCGGGAGGTCGGAGATTTTATGAAAATGTTAATCTCACACAGGAGAAAGGTTTTGGTCGTTGTAATTTAGCCGTTTATTGGAAACGAAAGTATCGCGGTAAGCAAGAATTAGAACCTTGGTATTTATCAACTAATCTCACAGATATATCAACAACTATCAAAATATATAGCCAACGTTTTGGGATTGAGGCTATGTTTAAAGATTGTAAAACTGGGGGTTATAATTTAGAAGGTTCTCAGGCTTCTCCTGATAGACTTGTGCGGATAATTTTATTGATTGCTTTAGCAATGACTTCTGCATGGTTACAAGGTAAAAAAACTCAATCTCAAAGACAACAATCTTATGTTTGTCGGATGAGTGAACATCAAAGAACTAGAAGAAGACATAGTGATTTTTGGATAGGTTTGTATGGTTCTAGTTGGATAGTTTCTATGAATGAGTGTCAAGAATTGGTCTTGGAGATGATGGCGTTAGTTCGCAATAAGATGCCATTTTATCAGCAGGGTATGAGGGCTGTGATCCTTATCCAGCAACCTCTTTAA
- a CDS encoding transposase domain-containing protein produces the protein MSLINFEVITASVAKAQLLVALEQVIPAQTIHRAIINTSSQERRERILPTHVVVALVIAMSFWSTDSIVDVFKNLIQGLSS, from the coding sequence ATGTCACTAATCAACTTTGAAGTCATTACAGCATCAGTGGCCAAAGCGCAATTGCTTGTGGCGTTAGAACAAGTCATTCCCGCTCAAACTATACATAGGGCAATCATCAATACTTCGTCTCAAGAGCGAAGAGAACGAATACTACCCACTCACGTAGTTGTAGCTTTAGTCATTGCCATGAGTTTTTGGTCAACTGACTCCATAGTTGATGTCTTCAAAAATTTGATTCAAGGTTTGAGTAGTTGA
- a CDS encoding TniQ family protein: protein MKPQTPFIPCEQWDLKIPNLPPRSRLYSLQPIGLGTPYTESLSSYLQRLAQHHHLRPWQLYTHCLTRLSFAPYITLG from the coding sequence ATGAAGCCACAGACTCCTTTCATTCCTTGTGAGCAATGGGATTTAAAGATTCCTAATTTACCACCTCGAAGCCGACTTTATTCTTTGCAACCCATTGGGTTGGGAACTCCTTATACTGAAAGTTTGAGTAGCTATTTGCAAAGGTTAGCACAACATCATCATCTTCGACCTTGGCAACTTTACACTCATTGTTTAACGAGGTTAAGTTTTGCCCCATACATCACATTAGGTTAG
- a CDS encoding glutamate--cysteine ligase — MFFFGIEHEVAFLNHEGKFADFSCTKFADFQRIVDKLPLYPNDYPQLRVGDAGIKKKRWYIEGFERFADSEEVIDCLAKGIEIRTTINSTIQGAIDELTASFSLLREVAASFGFEPVLVSFNPYTCVFEPQPPLNDFELRQLQAYPDEQTAHIYMVSYGPDLNISIANLPMEDVIDIGKKLTYYSPFIVPFSYSSPFYNGSLWQGLSVRTFIRTGKRSATLVFVEKQEHLIKSVPPLTKIARIPAEVGRIEFKACDSCDDFSIYAGLLALLKGLSLDTTLEGRAIVPDTTLHQISAQAGFDHNDIFLNATKVLQAAEIALENDPDIIFLAPLKDILANRKTKSHQLIEMFENLGSIEETIKRTYQLIIDN, encoded by the coding sequence ATGTTTTTTTTCGGAATTGAACATGAAGTTGCTTTTCTTAACCATGAAGGAAAGTTTGCTGATTTCTCTTGTACAAAATTTGCTGATTTTCAGCGAATTGTTGACAAATTACCTCTTTACCCCAATGACTACCCACAATTAAGGGTTGGTGATGCTGGTATTAAAAAGAAGCGATGGTATATTGAGGGTTTTGAAAGATTTGCTGATTCAGAAGAAGTAATTGATTGTTTAGCTAAGGGCATCGAAATTAGAACTACTATAAATTCTACTATTCAAGGTGCAATTGATGAATTAACAGCCAGTTTTTCTTTACTGCGTGAGGTAGCTGCTAGTTTTGGTTTTGAGCCTGTTTTAGTCAGTTTTAATCCCTATACTTGTGTTTTTGAACCCCAACCACCATTAAATGATTTTGAACTTAGGCAATTACAAGCTTATCCAGATGAACAAACTGCCCATATTTACATGGTTTCCTATGGTCCAGATTTAAATATTTCCATCGCAAATTTACCTATGGAAGATGTAATTGATATTGGCAAGAAACTGACTTATTACAGTCCTTTTATTGTTCCTTTTAGTTACAGTTCTCCATTTTATAATGGCAGTTTATGGCAAGGTTTATCAGTGAGGACATTTATCAGAACTGGAAAAAGATCAGCAACATTAGTGTTTGTGGAAAAGCAGGAACATCTAATTAAAAGTGTACCTCCATTAACCAAAATTGCCCGCATTCCCGCAGAAGTAGGAAGAATCGAATTTAAAGCCTGTGATAGCTGTGATGATTTTTCTATTTATGCAGGGTTATTGGCATTATTAAAAGGGTTATCCTTAGATACAACCTTAGAAGGTAGAGCTATTGTACCTGATACAACTTTACACCAAATTTCAGCCCAAGCAGGATTTGATCATAATGATATTTTTCTGAATGCAACCAAAGTTTTACAAGCTGCTGAAATTGCCCTAGAAAATGATCCAGATATTATATTTTTAGCCCCATTAAAAGATATTTTGGCAAATCGCAAAACCAAATCTCATCAACTAATTGAAATGTTTGAAAATCTAGGTTCAATTGAAGAAACAATCAAGAGAACTTATCAATTGATAATTGATAATTGA
- a CDS encoding peptidoglycan D,D-transpeptidase FtsI family protein: MQKSPSRTKLRNLQNLQFTRRRKFYKQAVPGNGSPKTQAQLANPKSRLLIVWGILVAAGLGLAFNLYRLQIIDGAKLTQRARNQQMVNLHPFMPRRPVVDRNNNILAIDRPVYTLYAHPKLFDKSKKEIAEKIAPILNKDARQLVTTFESRSSGILIANGIGENIADRLISFRLNGLEFIQKYSRFYPQDDLVANVVGYVNLDRRGQAGVEYSQETLLERSRQTVRLSRAGNGAIMPDHAPEGFLHSDDLKLQLTIDNRLQRAARTALKEQIDKFQAKRGAVIVMDATDGSLLALVSHPTYNANQYSKADISLFRNWPVADLYEPGSTFKPLIVAIALENGVIKPDDVFNDPGTIKVADRIIKNAEINSFRRINIAEILQTSSNVGMVQIIQRLKPTLYYNWLEKLGLGQKMDTDLPFTVSGSLKRQEKFLSSNLEPATTSFGQGFSLTPLQLVQMHGALANGGKLITPHVVQGLIDSQGKIHYSPTLPAPRQIFSPTTTQKVVDMMETVVSQGSGKASQIKGYGIAGKTGTAQKASPRGGYIPGARITSFVGIVPAEAPRYVVLAIVDEPKGENAYGGTVTAPIVKSVMEVLIPMQKIPPSQQVTGDR; this comes from the coding sequence ATGCAGAAGTCACCAAGCCGAACAAAGTTGAGAAATTTGCAGAATTTACAGTTCACCAGGCGGCGCAAGTTCTACAAACAAGCTGTTCCAGGGAATGGTTCTCCTAAAACTCAAGCTCAACTGGCAAATCCCAAGTCTCGACTGTTGATAGTTTGGGGTATCTTGGTTGCTGCTGGGTTGGGGTTGGCTTTCAATTTGTATCGACTGCAAATTATTGATGGTGCAAAACTTACTCAAAGGGCAAGAAACCAGCAAATGGTGAATTTACATCCTTTTATGCCCCGTCGCCCCGTGGTTGATCGCAATAACAATATTTTGGCCATTGACCGTCCAGTGTATACTCTGTACGCCCATCCCAAACTATTTGATAAGTCTAAGAAGGAAATAGCAGAAAAAATTGCACCCATTCTCAACAAAGATGCTCGTCAGTTAGTAACAACATTTGAAAGTAGAAGCAGCGGTATTCTGATTGCTAATGGTATTGGCGAAAATATTGCTGATCGCTTGATTTCATTCCGCTTGAATGGTTTGGAGTTTATTCAAAAATATTCCCGTTTCTACCCACAAGATGATTTGGTTGCTAATGTGGTGGGTTATGTTAACCTGGATCGTCGCGGTCAGGCAGGAGTTGAATATAGTCAGGAAACACTATTGGAACGCTCTAGACAAACGGTGCGTCTCAGTCGGGCTGGTAATGGGGCAATTATGCCAGATCATGCACCAGAAGGATTTTTGCATTCTGATGATTTAAAACTCCAACTCACTATTGATAATCGGTTGCAACGGGCTGCCCGGACGGCACTCAAAGAACAGATTGACAAGTTTCAGGCTAAACGCGGTGCTGTAATTGTGATGGATGCCACCGATGGTTCATTATTGGCCTTGGTTTCTCATCCTACCTATAATGCAAATCAATATTCCAAAGCAGATATTTCACTGTTTAGAAATTGGCCTGTCGCGGATCTTTATGAACCAGGTTCTACTTTTAAGCCTTTAATTGTGGCGATCGCTCTGGAAAATGGTGTCATCAAACCAGATGATGTATTTAATGACCCTGGTACTATTAAAGTTGCTGACCGCATTATCAAAAACGCAGAAATTAACAGTTTTAGACGAATTAATATTGCCGAAATTTTACAAACTTCTAGCAACGTTGGTATGGTACAAATTATCCAACGTCTGAAGCCCACTTTATACTATAACTGGTTGGAAAAACTGGGACTAGGACAAAAAATGGATACAGATTTGCCTTTTACAGTCAGTGGCAGTCTCAAAAGGCAAGAAAAATTCCTATCCTCTAATCTAGAACCAGCAACTACTTCTTTTGGGCAAGGTTTTTCTCTGACACCTTTACAACTGGTGCAAATGCACGGCGCTTTGGCTAATGGTGGTAAATTGATAACACCCCATGTAGTTCAAGGCTTGATTGATAGTCAAGGTAAAATTCACTACTCACCTACCCTACCAGCACCACGCCAGATTTTCTCACCTACAACTACCCAAAAGGTAGTAGACATGATGGAAACGGTGGTTTCTCAGGGCAGTGGTAAAGCCTCTCAAATCAAAGGATACGGTATTGCAGGTAAAACCGGTACAGCCCAAAAAGCCTCTCCTCGAGGTGGATATATTCCCGGTGCAAGAATTACTAGCTTTGTGGGTATTGTCCCAGCAGAAGCCCCCCGTTATGTAGTTTTGGCAATTGTAGATGAGCCAAAGGGCGAAAACGCCTATGGTGGAACTGTAACAGCACCTATTGTTAAATCTGTGATGGAAGTGCTTATTCCTATGCAGAAGATTCCACCAAGTCAGCAGGTGACAGGTGACAGGTGA
- a CDS encoding glutathione S-transferase family protein, with protein sequence MLLLQFSTSHYCRKARLVLGYKGINYQVENLTPGLHILKVKPLTGLTTLPVLLPQIEGQPPAIGDSTQIVKFLESYQPEPSLFFRNPEQQTEALMLEDWLDESIGTATRFVYYHFRAGEGKQIDPSLSSQIVIGVVRKQYDINNASVKLATKRLTIALEELSHRWQRSEYLVGDHLSVADIAAAALLSPLALIPQYRQGYPWLFERIVKIHQLCGEALPPGL encoded by the coding sequence ATGTTGCTACTGCAATTCAGTACATCTCACTATTGTCGTAAAGCTCGACTGGTTTTAGGTTACAAGGGTATTAATTATCAGGTAGAAAATCTCACTCCTGGTTTGCACATCCTCAAGGTGAAGCCGTTAACAGGTTTAACTACTCTGCCTGTTTTATTACCGCAAATCGAGGGACAACCCCCAGCTATTGGCGACTCGACACAGATTGTCAAATTTTTAGAATCTTATCAACCAGAACCTTCATTATTTTTCAGGAACCCGGAACAACAAACAGAAGCTTTGATGCTAGAAGACTGGTTAGATGAAAGCATTGGTACTGCTACAAGGTTTGTATATTATCATTTTCGGGCTGGTGAAGGTAAACAAATTGATCCATCATTATCCAGTCAAATAGTGATTGGAGTAGTGAGGAAACAATATGATATTAACAATGCCAGTGTAAAATTAGCTACTAAAAGGCTGACAATTGCCCTAGAAGAATTATCTCATCGTTGGCAAAGAAGCGAATATTTAGTAGGCGATCATTTGAGTGTAGCTGATATTGCCGCAGCAGCTTTATTGAGTCCTTTAGCACTTATTCCTCAATACCGTCAAGGATATCCTTGGTTGTTTGAACGCATTGTCAAAATTCATCAATTGTGTGGTGAAGCACTACCACCAGGACTTTAA